One region of Streptomyces rishiriensis genomic DNA includes:
- a CDS encoding gamma-glutamylcyclotransferase produces MSLYAAYAGNLDARLMTRRAPHSPLRATGWLNGWRLTFGGEQLGWEGALATVAEDPGAQVFVALYDVAPMDEDSLDRWEGVGLGIYRRTRVRVQTMEGEESAWMFVLNGYEGGLPAARYLGEIADAAESAGAPHDYVMELRKRPC; encoded by the coding sequence ATGTCGCTCTACGCCGCGTACGCCGGCAACCTCGACGCGCGGCTGATGACCCGCCGCGCTCCCCACTCGCCGCTTCGCGCCACCGGCTGGCTGAACGGGTGGCGGCTGACGTTCGGCGGCGAGCAGCTGGGCTGGGAGGGCGCGCTGGCGACGGTCGCCGAGGACCCCGGCGCGCAGGTCTTCGTCGCGCTGTACGACGTCGCCCCCATGGACGAGGACTCCCTGGACCGCTGGGAGGGCGTGGGCCTCGGCATCTACCGGCGCACCCGGGTACGGGTGCAGACGATGGAGGGGGAGGAGTCCGCCTGGATGTTCGTGCTGAACGGCTACGAGGGCGGGCTGCCCGCGGCCCGCTATCTCGGGGAGATCGCCGACGCCGCCGAATCCGCCGGAGCACCACACGATTACGTGATGGAGCTGCGCAAGAGGCCTTGCTGA
- a CDS encoding PH domain-containing protein, with the protein MTTPEDQSPAPQPSAPETKDRVYRSPAGVAGGVLLLGLAGWLGIDAILTGEGRTPWLALAALILLVPLIVAFTLRPAVFAGQDRLRVRNPFRVIVLPWGQVASLRSGYSNEVVAVSGKKFQLWSIPVSLRARKKATRRESKAAAGRTGGQEVRGSGGFGGLGGGSLRGGGTVPDGPVRAETDRVMDELRQLWESREKAETAQGEVTARWAWEILGPAVAGAVVLGILLAVG; encoded by the coding sequence ATGACGACCCCGGAAGACCAGTCACCCGCGCCGCAGCCTTCGGCACCCGAGACCAAGGACCGCGTCTACCGGTCGCCCGCGGGCGTGGCCGGTGGCGTGCTGCTGCTGGGCCTGGCGGGCTGGCTCGGCATCGACGCGATCCTGACGGGCGAGGGGCGCACGCCGTGGCTGGCGCTCGCGGCGCTGATCCTGTTGGTGCCCCTGATCGTCGCCTTCACGCTGCGGCCCGCGGTGTTCGCGGGTCAGGACCGGCTCCGGGTGCGCAACCCCTTCCGGGTGATCGTGCTGCCGTGGGGGCAGGTGGCCTCGCTGCGGTCCGGCTACTCCAACGAGGTCGTCGCCGTGTCGGGGAAGAAGTTCCAGCTGTGGTCCATCCCCGTCTCGCTGCGGGCGCGCAAGAAGGCCACCCGGCGGGAGTCCAAGGCGGCGGCGGGGCGGACCGGCGGCCAGGAGGTGCGGGGCAGCGGCGGGTTCGGCGGCCTCGGCGGCGGCTCGCTGCGTGGCGGCGGCACCGTACCGGACGGGCCGGTGCGCGCCGAGACCGACCGCGTCATGGACGAGTTGCGACAGCTGTGGGAGTCGCGCGAGAAGGCGGAGACCGCACAGGGTGAGGTGACCGCGCGCTGGGCCTGGGAGATCCTCGGCCCGGCGGTGGCGGGGGCCGTCGTGCTGGGGATCCTGCTGGCCGTGGGATGA
- a CDS encoding purine-nucleoside phosphorylase, whose amino-acid sequence MNASLLPDDIQGDPHAAADAAAARLRELTGAETHDVALVMGSGWAPAVDALGAPDAEFQVTELPGFPPPAVEGHGGKVRSYQIGEKRALVYLGRTHYYEGRGVAAVAHGVRTAVAAGCKTIVLTNGCGGLREGMRPGQPVLISDHINLTATSPIVGANFVDLTDLYSPRLRTLCKEIDATLEEGVYAQFPGPHYETPAEIRMARTIGADLVGMSTVLEAIAAREAGAEVLGISLVTNLAAGMTGEPLNHEEVLQAGRDSATRMGSLLAQVLGRL is encoded by the coding sequence GTGAACGCATCTCTTCTCCCGGACGACATCCAGGGCGACCCGCACGCCGCCGCCGACGCCGCCGCCGCGCGCCTGCGCGAACTGACCGGCGCCGAGACCCACGACGTGGCCCTCGTGATGGGCTCCGGCTGGGCGCCGGCGGTCGACGCCCTGGGCGCTCCCGACGCCGAGTTCCAGGTCACCGAGCTGCCCGGATTCCCGCCGCCCGCGGTCGAGGGTCACGGCGGCAAGGTCCGCTCGTACCAGATCGGCGAGAAGCGGGCGCTGGTCTACCTGGGCCGCACCCACTACTACGAGGGCCGCGGCGTCGCCGCCGTCGCCCACGGGGTCCGCACGGCGGTGGCGGCCGGCTGCAAGACGATCGTGCTGACGAACGGCTGCGGCGGCCTGCGCGAGGGCATGCGCCCCGGGCAGCCGGTGCTGATCAGCGACCACATCAACCTCACGGCGACGTCCCCCATCGTCGGCGCGAACTTCGTGGACCTGACGGACCTCTACTCCCCGCGGCTGCGCACGCTGTGCAAGGAGATCGACGCCACGCTGGAGGAGGGCGTCTACGCCCAGTTCCCCGGCCCGCACTACGAGACGCCGGCCGAGATCCGGATGGCCCGCACCATCGGCGCGGACCTGGTGGGCATGTCGACCGTGCTGGAAGCCATCGCGGCGCGTGAGGCGGGGGCGGAAGTGCTGGGTATCTCCCTCGTGACGAATCTCGCCGCGGGAATGACCGGCGAGCCGCTGAACCACGAGGAGGTTCTGCAGGCCGGGCGGGACAGCGCGACGCGGATGGGATCGTTGCTGGCCCAGGTGCTCGGACGGCTCTGA